The DNA region ATTTAGCTTCATTAAGTATTCCACTTTTATACAGTTTTGAAAAAAAGAGAATGCATTACATACAATGGTGGAAAGAAGTTTTTTTATCCATAATAATCGTAGCTACTTTTTTTATAATTTGGGATATTATTTTTACTGAAAATGGTGTTTGGGGCTTTAACGATAATTATTTGGTTGGCATTGACATATTGGGTTTACCTATTGAAGAATGGTTGTTCTTTATCTGCATTCCTTACGCAAGTATTTTTATCCATTATGCTTTTCAATATTTTTTTCCGAACATCTCATTATCAATAAAGGTATCTAATTTTATTACTGTTAGCTTAGTTTTACTATTGTTAATAGTGGCAATTCTAAATTTTGATAAAGCCTATACTTTTTATAATTATATATTTTTAGCTTCACTTTTAATATACGCCTACATTACTAAAAATAAGCAGTTGCCTATTTTTTATATTACGTTTTTAATAATTCTAATTCCTTTTTTTATAGTCAACGGAATCCTTACTGGAAGTTTTATTGAAGATCCGGTAGTATGGTATGACAATAGCGAAAATTTAGGAGTCAGATTAGGCACAATTCCCATAGAAGATGCAGGTTATGCTTTTACAATGCTTTTTGGGAGTATTATACTAATAGAGAAATTTAAAGCATCATCATTATTTTCAAAAAAAAAATAAAGCACAGGTATGAAAATATTAATAACAGGAACTACAGGATATATTGGCAAACGGTTAATTCCACAGTTATTGGAATTAAATCATAGTCTTGTCTGTTGTGTTAGAGATATTGGCAGAGTACCAGAAGTGGTAAAAAACAATAAAAACATATCTTTAATTGAAGTAGATTTTTTAAAGGAAGACACGCTTCAAAAAATACCCAAAGATATAGACATAGCTTATTATTTAATTCATTCTATGTCCTCAACATCCAAATCCTTTGAAAAATTAGAATATAAATGTGCTATAAATTTTAAACATTATATTGAGGATACTGCAGTTAAACAAGTTATTTATCTAAGTGGAATTGTAAATGACGATAGTTTATCAAAACATCTAGCTTCTAGAAAACAAGTAGAAGAAACTTTAAAGTCTGATACCTATGCCTTAACCACTTTTAGAGCTGGTATAATAGTAGGTAGTGGTAGTGCATCATTTGAAATTATTAGGGATTTAGTTGAAAAACTCCCATTGATGATTGTTCCGAAATGGGTAAAAACAAAATCGCAATATATTGCCATAAGAGATGTGTTAGCGTTTCTTTCAAGAGCAATAGACAAGTCAGAATTGTATAATAAGTCTTACGATATTTTTGGACCAGAAGTACTTTCTTACAAAGAAATGATGTTGCAGTTTGCTGAAGTTAGAAAGTTTAAACGCTATATATATTCTGTTCCGGTCATGACTCCTAAATTATCATCATACTGG from Aureibaculum sp. 2308TA14-22 includes:
- a CDS encoding lycopene cyclase domain-containing protein, which encodes MSLYLILNLASLSIPLLYSFEKKRMHYIQWWKEVFLSIIIVATFFIIWDIIFTENGVWGFNDNYLVGIDILGLPIEEWLFFICIPYASIFIHYAFQYFFPNISLSIKVSNFITVSLVLLLLIVAILNFDKAYTFYNYIFLASLLIYAYITKNKQLPIFYITFLIILIPFFIVNGILTGSFIEDPVVWYDNSENLGVRLGTIPIEDAGYAFTMLFGSIILIEKFKASSLFSKKK
- a CDS encoding SDR family oxidoreductase, with protein sequence MKILITGTTGYIGKRLIPQLLELNHSLVCCVRDIGRVPEVVKNNKNISLIEVDFLKEDTLQKIPKDIDIAYYLIHSMSSTSKSFEKLEYKCAINFKHYIEDTAVKQVIYLSGIVNDDSLSKHLASRKQVEETLKSDTYALTTFRAGIIVGSGSASFEIIRDLVEKLPLMIVPKWVKTKSQYIAIRDVLAFLSRAIDKSELYNKSYDIFGPEVLSYKEMMLQFAEVRKFKRYIYSVPVMTPKLSSYWLYFITATSYKLATSLVDSMKVEVIGKSSNINEIVGVSPITYKEAVQKAFIKIEQNSSISSWKDSFVSGRFNKKLSQYIEIPQYGCFKDIKKRQIINESKTIKKIWSIGGENGWYYGNMLWKIRGHLDKVAGGIGLRRGRTHPSKLSAGDSLDFWRVLYADKKEKRLLLFAEMKLPGEAWLEFTIVKNILYQRAVFRPKGLLGRLYWYSVWPFHGLIFNGMINKLVKA